In Patagioenas fasciata isolate bPatFas1 chromosome 2, bPatFas1.hap1, whole genome shotgun sequence, a single window of DNA contains:
- the LOC139827200 gene encoding carboxymethylenebutenolidase homolog isoform X2: protein MANESRPCPCDIGDRFDYGGRGQEVQVGHIKAYVCKPPASTEKAVVVIHDVFGWELPNIRYIADMLTTNGYITICPDFFAGQEAWKPSNDWATFKDWLKTREASKIDNSSSQAGTW from the exons ATGGCAAACGAATCGAGGCCCTGTCCATGTGATATTGGAGACAGGTTTGATTACGGAGGCCGTGGGCAGGAAGTGCAAGTTGGGCACATCAAGGCGTATGTTTGCAAACCACCTGCCAGCACGGAAAAAGCTGTGGTTGTGATTCATGATGTATTTGGATGGGAACTCCCCAACATCAGATACATAGCTGATATGCTGACAACTAATGGATACAT aaCCATCTGCCCAGACTTTTTTGCAGGCCAAGAAGCTTGGAAACCTTCTAATGACTGGGCAACTTTCAAGGATTGGCTGAAAACTCGAGAGGCCAGCAAAATAGACAA CTCCTCCTCACAGGCTGGCACCTGGTAG
- the LOC139827200 gene encoding carboxymethylenebutenolidase homolog isoform X1 — protein MANESRPCPCDIGDRFDYGGRGQEVQVGHIKAYVCKPPASTEKAVVVIHDVFGWELPNIRYIADMLTTNGYITICPDFFAGQEAWKPSNDWATFKDWLKTREASKIDKTARFGVIHRGAPSTENWLSLRMPLNSTLCEQS, from the exons ATGGCAAACGAATCGAGGCCCTGTCCATGTGATATTGGAGACAGGTTTGATTACGGAGGCCGTGGGCAGGAAGTGCAAGTTGGGCACATCAAGGCGTATGTTTGCAAACCACCTGCCAGCACGGAAAAAGCTGTGGTTGTGATTCATGATGTATTTGGATGGGAACTCCCCAACATCAGATACATAGCTGATATGCTGACAACTAATGGATACAT aaCCATCTGCCCAGACTTTTTTGCAGGCCAAGAAGCTTGGAAACCTTCTAATGACTGGGCAACTTTCAAGGATTGGCTGAAAACTCGAGAGGCCAGCAAAATAGACAA GACAGCACGCTTTGGGGTGATACACAGAGGTGCTcccagcactgagaactggctctCTCTAAGGATGCCTCTCAACAGTACCCTCTGTGAACAAAGTTGA